A window from Triticum aestivum cultivar Chinese Spring chromosome 6D, IWGSC CS RefSeq v2.1, whole genome shotgun sequence encodes these proteins:
- the LOC123141493 gene encoding putative serine/threonine-protein kinase: MEKAVLCLLLILVASLGCKGDPDIVTEGDYVRIKRSLLAILIVFPVMMLALALAIVKYLTPRGRSDDDTIGSSDDEMKVHGGEVINRWSGLYRFTKAEIERALDYANSRIYLGSGSAGQVYQGVLPSGQLVAIKHIHRTAMSGSFTREADGLSKVRHPNLVCLFGYCDDGSDQYLVYEYCANGNLAQNLLRSDSVLSWPTRVKILRDCASVLRFLHTHSDGCIVHRDIKLTNILLTEDMEPKLSDFGLAKMLQMEETKVFTDVRGTIGYMDPEYITHSKLTCASDIYSFGVVVLQLLSGRKVIELDIVARDSLTKKAKDVVTGKKPLDEFIDSRVRDEVNIEDFVLILKIGVLCVAHSSVGRPTIKDVYEEMDKAWRNTNTKATRSRKEINSSNTVQYAKVIDV; the protein is encoded by the exons ATGGAGAAAGCGGTGCTCTGCCTACTCTTGATCTTGGTGGCCTCACTTGGCTGCAAGGGTGATCCAGATATTGTCACAG AAGGTGACTACGTCAGGATCAAAC GTAGCTTGCTGGCGATCCTGATAGTGTTCCCCGTCATGATGCTGGCCCTCGCCCTCGCCATCGTCAAGTACCTGACGCCCAGGGGAAGATCAGACGATGATACCATTGGCTCGTCCGATGACGAGATGAAGGTGCACGGCGGGGAGGTGATCAACCGGTGGTCGGGGCTGTACAGGTTCACCAAGGCCGAGATCGAGCGGGCGCTGGACTACGCCAACAGCCGGATCTACCTGGGCTCCGGCAGCGCGGGGCAGGTGTACCAGGGGGTGCTGCCCAGCGGCCAGCTCGTGGCCATCAAGCACATCCACCGGACGGCCATGTCCGGCTCCTTCACCAGGGAGGCGGACGGGCTGTCCAAGGTCAGGCACCCCAACCTCGTCTGCCTCTTCGGCTACTGCGACGACGGCAGCGACCAGTACCTCGTCTACGAGTACTGCGCCAATGGCAACCTTGCCCAGAATCTGCTTA GAAGTGACTCTGTGCTCTCATGGCCAACAAGGGTGAAGATCCTCAGGGACTGTGCATCTGTCCTCAGGTTTCTTCACACACACTCGGATGGATGCATTGTACATAGAGACATTAAG CTTACCAACATCTTGCTGACAGAGGACATGGAGCCTAAGTTGTCTGATTTTGGGCTGGCAAAAATGCTGCAAATGGAGGAGACCAAGGTTTTTACAGATGTGAGGGGAACCATCGGTTACATGGACCCTGAGTACATAACGCACTCCAAGCTTACTTGCGCAAGTGATATCTACAGCTTTGGTGTGGTTGTGCTGCAGCTTCTGTCAGGAAGAAAGGTCATAGAGCTTGACATTGTTGCGCGCGATTCGCTCACCAAGAAG GCCAAAGATGTTGTAACTGGGAAAAAACCACTGGACGAATTCATAGACTCGCGCGTTCGAGATGAAGTTAATATCGAAGATTTTGTATTGATATTAAAGATTGGAGTCCTCTGTGTGGCACACTCTAGCGTAGGGCGTCCAACAATAAAAGATGTGTACGAGGAGATGGACAAAGCATGGAGAAATACAAACACAAAG GCTACTAGGTCAAGGAAGGAGATAAATTCGTCAAATACAGTGCAGTATGCAAAAGTGATAGATGTGTAG
- the LOC123144692 gene encoding uncharacterized protein: MKSSADNVDIELVKAVAQAWYAHSGNPRPSRAPADDDDGAGLGARRVGAPRYRPSRFKLEAAAAAAAAAKPPNSRPWDFTQSLWDTYELVTVAQKIESSLAIVDEATARPPRRAFTNEDATRGGGGKRARESRRSLRSLFRRSSSRRFEDSSS; encoded by the coding sequence ATGAAGAGCTCGGCGGACAACGTGGACATCGAGCTGGTCAAGGCGGTGGCGCAGGCGTGGTACGCGCACTCGGGCAACCCGCGGCCGTCCCGCGCGCCGGCGGACGACGACGATGGCGCCGGTCTGGGCGCGCGCCGCGTGGGCGCCCCGCGCTACAGGCCGTCGCGGTTCAAGctggaggccgcggcggcggcggcggcggcggccaagccgCCGAACAGCAGGCCGTGGGACTTCACGCAGTCGCTGTGGGACACCTACGAGCTGGTGACCGTGGCGCAGAAGATCGAGTCCAGCCTCGCCATCGTGGACGAGGCCACGGCCAGGCCACCAAGGCGTGCCTTCACCAACGAAGACGCCACGCGCGGCGGAGGAGGGAAGCGGGCGAGGGAGAGCAGGCGTAGCCTCAGGAGCCTGTTCCGCCGGTCCTCGTCCAGGAGGTTCGAGGATTcaagcagctag
- the LOC123144691 gene encoding uncharacterized protein, translating into MDPALKAYLDKMSDEATARANKQDGDNNAILQALATQTARIDSLVTWKPELEARFAQLELSVAALQAASSSTAPSIGSPPLATPTMVAREIQGQSGHGVPGGSLSVTPESPSTSPVTGLVQVAAGQSGTAQAQVAYGSAFNNLPAQTTQAYGMPYAYTNPMAGYQDVQASGHAGYPVASYDQNAIPYYTIYPGYPAGYDQNGLPYYTGYPAGDDQNAMHFYLVAYAATAVGVPATDAANMDGNAGSPAGAGQAESTGHITLASDAPPVAAIGSPLLEK; encoded by the exons ATGGATCCCGCGCTCAAAGCTTACCTCGACAAGATGAGCGACGAGGCCACCGCCCGCGCCAACAAGCAAGACGGCGACAACAATGCCATCCTCCAGGCCTTGGCGACGCAAACGGCACGGATCGACTCTCTTGTCACCTGGAAGCCGGAGTTGGAGGCGCGGTTCGCGCAATTGGAGCTCTCGGTTGCGGCTCTCCAAGCCGCATCGTCTTCAACTGCACCATCCATCGGATCGCCGCCGCTTGCGACCCCTACCATGGTCGCGCGCGAGATCCAAGGGCAATCAGGCCACGGCGTTCCTGGGGGATCCTTGTCGGTGACCCCCGAGTCACCGTCGACTTCCCCGGTCACGG GACTGGTGCAAGTAGCAGCAGGTCAATCTGGGACGGCACAAGCTCAAGTTGCATATGGAAGTGCATTTAACAATCTCCCTGCTCAAACAACTCAAGCTTATGGCATGCCTTACGCATACACTAATCCCATGGCGGGCTATCAAGATGTGCAAGCTAGTGGACATGCTGGCTACCCAGTTGCCAGTTATGATCAGAATGCCATCCCCTACTATACAATCTATCCTGGCTACCCTGCAGGTTATGATCAGAATGGCCTCCCCTACTATACTGGCTACCCAGCAGGTGATGATCAGAATGCCATGCACTTCTATCTTGTCGCCTATGCTGCAACTGCGGTGGGCGTCCCAGCAACTGATGCTGCCAACATGGACGGCAATGCTGGATCTCCTGCCGGCGCCGGGCAGGCCGAATCGACGGGCCACATCACACTTGCATCAGATGCTCCTCCCGTCGCTGCAATCGGCTCTCCGCTACTGGAGAAGTGA
- the LOC123141494 gene encoding uncharacterized protein, which yields MAATSVGGEWEIEYDEGFVFKRPRVLYPDGAEDTGTAAPSTPAPDLESARLQRRRRALLHLRAKYQPELSRWESLSSDILAPPTAPTAATSGASSASPLPLTPSGATISSDHTILDDYLAEVEAQEEMLKRASQMCDEIVEFCNEYEAAVVDAVAALPVWGDPRDLVNSLCSGDEQAAGQPVPGIN from the exons ATGGCGGCCACCTCCGTCGGCGGCGAGTGGGAGATCGAATACGATGAAGGcttcgtcttcaagcgcccccGCGTCCTCTACCCGGATGGCGCCGAAGATACCGGCACGGCGGCGCCCTCTACGCCGGCCCCGGACCTCGAGTCCGcccgcctccagcgccgccgccgcgcgctcctccacctCCGCGCCAAATACCAACCGGAGCTCTCCCGCTGGGAGTCCCTCTCCTCCGACATCCTCGCTCCGCCCACCGCCCCCACCGCAGCTACCTCTGGAGCTTCGTCCGCTTCCCCTCTTCCCCTCACCCCCTCGGGCGCCACAATCTCCTCGGACCACACTATCCTCGATGACTATCTTGCGGAG GTGGAGGCGCAGGAGGAAATGCTCAAAAGAGCATCGCAGATGTGTGATGAGATTGTCGAGTTCTGCAATGAGTACGAGGCAGCCGTCGTGGATGCCGTTGCCGCGCTGCCGGTATGGGGGGATCCACGCGACCTTGTGAACTCCCTGTGCAGTGGAGATGAGCAGGCTGCCGGGCAGCCTGTCCCTGGTATTAATTAG